In bacterium, the genomic stretch CCTGTCTTAAAGACTATAGAAACTTCTAAAAGATCTGCTCTTGTTGAACTTACTACCTTGATAATTCCAGGATTAAATGATAGCCAGGAAGAAATAAAAGCTTTGGTTCAGTGGGTCTCTTCCCAAGTAGGAAGAGACACTCCTCTTCATTTTTCTAAATATTATCCTCAATACAAAATGGATATTCCCCCTACATCTGTCGAGACTTTAAAAAAGGCTCGAAGTATAGCTTTAGAGAAGTTAGACTATGTCTATATTGGCAACATTATGGATATTGAATCTAATACAACTTATTGTCCTGCTTGTAAAAAAGTAATTATTAAGAGATCGGGGTATAGGATCTTAGAAAAAAAGATTAGCCATAGAAGGTGTACCTATTGTGGATTTGAGATAAATGTGGTGGAATAAAAGATTAATCTTATCTTTAATGTTCTCTCTTTTTTGTCTTAGCAATTGTGGAGAGAAATTATTTTCTAAAAAGTTTCTCTCTATCGGTACGGTAGTCGAGATTAAGGTGGTAGAAAAAGATAAAGAAAAGGCTTGGAAAGCCATAGCTGCCGCTTGTAAAGAGATAAAACGACTTTCTGCCTTAATGAACAATTACGACGAAAAGAGCGAGATTTCTTTAATTAATCAAAATAAAGGTCAAGGAATAAAAGTTTCAGAAGAAATTTTAGAAGTAGTCTCCCAAGCGATAGAATTTAGCAAATTAACCCACGGTGCTTTTGATATCACTATTTCTCCTGTTTTTAAATGTTGGAGCTTTAACAAAGAAAATCCCAAACTTCCTTTGATGGAGAAAATCTTAGAAGCCAAGAAGAAAGTAGGATCTCAAAATATCAAGATAGATCTTAAAAAAAAGGAGATCATTTTAGAAAAAGGAACAAGTTTAGATTTAGGAGGAATTGCTAAAGGTTATATTGTCAAGAAAGCTTGTGATAAATTAAGAGAGATGGGCATAACCAAAGGCTTAATAAATGCCGGAGGAAATATTCAAGTTATTGGAAGCAACATTAGAATGCCCTGGAAAGTAGGTATTCAAGATCCAAGAAACAAGAATAAGATTAAGAAAATAATAAAGATAACCGATAAAGGAGTAGCTACTTCTGGGGACTATGAGAAGTACTTTATCTTAAATGGTCAGCGATATCACCATATCTTAGATCCTGAGACAGGATATCCAGCTAAGGAATGTATAAGCGTAACCATCATTGCTAAAGATGCTTTTTTAGCCGATATTTTATCCACCGGGATATTTGTTTTAGGCCCGGACAAAGGTTTAGCCTTAGTAAAAAAATTAAATGACATAGAATGTTACCTCATTACTTCTAAAAAAGAGTATGCTTCCTTTAGATTTAATGATTACTTGAGATAAAAATACAACTTTGGACCAGCAAAATGTTAATAAAAAAAATTTTAATGATTAT encodes the following:
- a CDS encoding FAD:protein FMN transferase, which gives rise to MWWNKRLILSLMFSLFCLSNCGEKLFSKKFLSIGTVVEIKVVEKDKEKAWKAIAAACKEIKRLSALMNNYDEKSEISLINQNKGQGIKVSEEILEVVSQAIEFSKLTHGAFDITISPVFKCWSFNKENPKLPLMEKILEAKKKVGSQNIKIDLKKKEIILEKGTSLDLGGIAKGYIVKKACDKLREMGITKGLINAGGNIQVIGSNIRMPWKVGIQDPRNKNKIKKIIKITDKGVATSGDYEKYFILNGQRYHHILDPETGYPAKECISVTIIAKDAFLADILSTGIFVLGPDKGLALVKKLNDIECYLITSKKEYASFRFNDYLR